From the genome of Eublepharis macularius isolate TG4126 chromosome 12, MPM_Emac_v1.0, whole genome shotgun sequence, one region includes:
- the STX1B gene encoding syntaxin-1B isoform X1 → MDEFFEQVEEIRGCIEKLSEDVELVKKQHSAILAAPNPDEKTKQELEDLTADIKKTANKVRSKLKAIEQSIEQEEVQNRSSADLRIRKTQHSTLSRKFVEVMTEYNTTQSKYRDRCKDRIQRQLEITGRTTTNEELEDMLESGKLAIFTDDIKMDSQMTKQALNEIETRHNEIIKLETSIRELHDMFVDMAMLVESQGEMIDRIEYNVEHSVDYVERAVSDTKKAVKYQSKARRKKIMIIICCVVLGIVLASSIGGTIGL, encoded by the exons ATGGACGAATTCTTCGAACAG GTGGAGGAGATCCGAGGCTGTATTGAGAAGCTCTCGGAGGATGTGGAGTTGGTGAAGAAGCAGCACAGCGCCATCTTGGCTGCCCCTAACCCTGATGAGA AGACCAAGCAGGAACTGGAGGATCTCACAGCCGATATCAAGAAGACTGCCAACAAGGTGCGCTCCAAGTTGAAAG CAATTGAGCAAAGCATTGAGCAAGAAGAAGTGCAGAACAGGTCCTCGGCTGACCTGCGGATCCGGAAAACACAG CACTCAACCCTCTCCCGCAAGTTTGTGGAGGTGATGACGGAATACAACACGACCCAGTCCAAATATCGAGATCGTTGCAAGGACCGTATCCAGAGACAGTTGGAGATAA CTGGCAGGACAACAACCAATGAGGAATTAGAAGACATGCTGGAGAGTGGCAAGTTGGCGATTTTCACTGATGAC ATCAAAATGGACTCACAGATGACGAAGCAGGCCCTGAACGAGATCGAAACCCGGCACAATGAGATTATCAAACTGGAAACCAGCATCCGGGAGCTACATGATATGTTTGTGGACATGGCTATGTTGGTGGAGAGCCAG GGAGAGATGATTGACCGCATTGAATACAATGTCGAGCACTCCGTGGATTACGTGGAAAGAGCCGTCTCTGACACCAAGAAAGCTGTAAAATACCAGAGCAAGGCTCGGAGG AAGAAAATTATGATTATAATTTGTTGTGTGGTTCTCGGTATAGTACTCGCCTCCTCCATCGGGGGCACGATTGGGTTgtaa
- the STX1B gene encoding syntaxin-1B isoform X2 — protein MDEFFEQVEEIRGCIEKLSEDVELVKKQHSAILAAPNPDEKTKQELEDLTADIKKTANKVRSKLKAIEQSIEQEEVQNRSSADLRIRKTQHSTLSRKFVEVMTEYNTTQSKYRDRCKDRIQRQLEITGRTTTNEELEDMLESGKLAIFTDDIKMDSQMTKQALNEIETRHNEIIKLETSIRELHDMFVDMAMLVESQGEMIDRIEYNVEHSVDYVERAVSDTKKAVKYQSKARRKIMIIICCVVLGIVLASSIGGTIGL, from the exons ATGGACGAATTCTTCGAACAG GTGGAGGAGATCCGAGGCTGTATTGAGAAGCTCTCGGAGGATGTGGAGTTGGTGAAGAAGCAGCACAGCGCCATCTTGGCTGCCCCTAACCCTGATGAGA AGACCAAGCAGGAACTGGAGGATCTCACAGCCGATATCAAGAAGACTGCCAACAAGGTGCGCTCCAAGTTGAAAG CAATTGAGCAAAGCATTGAGCAAGAAGAAGTGCAGAACAGGTCCTCGGCTGACCTGCGGATCCGGAAAACACAG CACTCAACCCTCTCCCGCAAGTTTGTGGAGGTGATGACGGAATACAACACGACCCAGTCCAAATATCGAGATCGTTGCAAGGACCGTATCCAGAGACAGTTGGAGATAA CTGGCAGGACAACAACCAATGAGGAATTAGAAGACATGCTGGAGAGTGGCAAGTTGGCGATTTTCACTGATGAC ATCAAAATGGACTCACAGATGACGAAGCAGGCCCTGAACGAGATCGAAACCCGGCACAATGAGATTATCAAACTGGAAACCAGCATCCGGGAGCTACATGATATGTTTGTGGACATGGCTATGTTGGTGGAGAGCCAG GGAGAGATGATTGACCGCATTGAATACAATGTCGAGCACTCCGTGGATTACGTGGAAAGAGCCGTCTCTGACACCAAGAAAGCTGTAAAATACCAGAGCAAGGCTCGGAGG AAAATTATGATTATAATTTGTTGTGTGGTTCTCGGTATAGTACTCGCCTCCTCCATCGGGGGCACGATTGGGTTgtaa